In the Rhodoferax fermentans genome, GTCCAGGGTAATTTTGTGTCGAGTGAGCAATTGGCAGCCCTCAAAGAGGGAATGCCACGTGGCCAGGTCAAAAATATCCTTGGCACACCGTTGCTCACCGACATTTTCCACGCAGACCGTTGGGACTATGTCTTCACCTTCAAGCGCCAGGGGGTGGAACCCCAGGCCCGCAAGGTGACGGTGTTCTTCAAAGACGATCTGCTGGTACGTATCGTGGCCGACCCTTTGCCCACGGAAGCCGAGTTTGTGGCATCGATGGACTCAGATCGCAAGGCTGCGCCAGTACCCGTGCTGGAGATGTCACCGGAAAGCCTGAAAGCAGCCACCCCGGTCAAAACGACCCCTGCGGCAGAACCCACCAAGCCGGTCGCAGCACCGCCTGCAAGCTACCCGCCACTTGAAGACAGCGTGCGTTAACGAGGCCCCATGAGCGACTTACATCTCCACCGTATTTGTGTGGCCGGTGCCAGCGGCCGCATGGGCCGCATGCTGGTTGAGGCCATCACCCAGGCTGAGGACTGCCAACTCAGCGGTGCCCTGGATGTATCGGTTTGCCCGGCAGTCGGCCTGGACCCGGCCGCATTTTTGGGCAAAAGCAGCGGCATCAGCATCACCGCCGATTTGCCCACAGGCTTGAGCAACAGCGATGTGCTGATTGATTTCACGCGGCCAGAAGGCACGCTAGCCCATTTGGCGGTGTGCCGTGAACTGGGTGTGAATCTGGTCATTGGGACCACCGGTTTTACCGATGCCCAGAAGGCCGAGATCAGCGCCGCCGCCAAAGACATCGCCATTGTGTTTGCACCCAATATGAGTGTGGGTGTGAATGTGACCCTCAAACTGCTGGAGATGGCGGCCAAGGCCCTGTCCACCGGCTACGACATCGAGATCATCGAAGCGCACCACCGCCACAAGGTCGATGCGCCTTCCGGCACCGCACTCAAAATGGGTGAAGTCATTGCCGGCGCCCTTGGGCGTGACCTCAAAGACTGTGCTGTGTATGCACGTGAAGGTGTCACCGGTGAGCGCGACCCGTCCAGCATCGGTTTCGCCACCATCCGTGGTGGCGACATTGTGGGTGACCACACCGTGCTGTTTGCCGGTACTGGCGAGCGCATCGAGATCAGCCATAAATCTTCCAGCCGCGTCAGTTATGCACAGGGCAGCCTGCGCGCCGTGCGTTTTCTGGCCGGTCGTACCTCCGGCCTGTTTGACATGGCTGACGTGCTCAATCTGAAATGAACCTGGCACAGTTTTTCTGGCAGGGAGACGCCTTGGCACGAGGTGTGGCCCTGTTGCTGCTAGCCATGTCGGTCAGCAGCTGGGTGGTGATTCTGTGGAAAACCTGGTTGCTGCACCGCGCCAGCCGTGACGTGGATCGTTGTATCGCTGCCTTCTGGCAAGCGGGCAATATCGATGATGCACGCCAGACCATCAAGGCTTTTGACCGCGAAGCCCTTGTCGCGCCTATGGTGGACGCTATAAAAATCGAGACAACCCCAACCCTGGCCGGAGCCGGCGGTCTGCAAACCCAATTGACCCGTGTGTTGCGCAACGCCCTGCACCAGGCGCTGACCAAGTTGCAACACGGCCAGGTTCTGCTGGCCACCGTGGGTGCTACCGCCCCTTTTGTGGGGCTGCTGGGCACGGTGTGGGGCATCTATCACGCGCTGATTGGTATTGCGACAGCTGGGCAGGTCACCATCGACAAAATTTCCGGCCCGGTGGGTGAGTCGCTGATCATGACTGCAGCGGGTCTGGCGGTCGCCATTCCGGCGGTGCTGGCCTACAACGTGCTGGGGCGTTCGGTCGCGCGTATCGAGGCCGAACTCGAAGGTTTTGCCCGAGACCTGCGTGAACTGGTGGGCTACACCAGCACGCCCCTTTGAGCACGGGCTGATAACCATGTCCTTTGGTCGTCTGGATCGCAGCTCGGGTGCACAACCCATGAGCGACATCAACATGACGCCGCTGATCGATGTGATGCTGGTGCTGGTGGTGATCTTTATCATCACCGCGCCCTTGCTGGCCAGCTCCATCAAACTGGATCTGCCCAAAACCGACGCCGCCAAACCCAGCGAGGTGCCACAGGCTGTGCGTGTGGTGGTGGACGCTGCGGGCCAAGCGTTTGTGAATGATCGCCCGGTGTCGCAGGACGAACTGGCCCAGCAGTTTGCAACAGCGCAGCATGCCAACCCCGACACCGAGGTGCAGTTGCGTGCCGACAAGACGGTGCCTTACGGCCGTATTGTGGAGATCATGGGTGCAGCGCAAAAGGTCGGGCTGAACCGAATTGGTTTTGTCGCGGATGCCACGCCGACCAGCACCACATCACCTGCGGTGGCGCCCGCCGGGGGCGCACCAGGCAAACCCTAAAATCGGAGTCGTTTCGCCACATGCGCTGCGCACGTGTGGCAACCTCCGACACCTCTGTTTCAGTCACTTCCCGCCCAAGCGGCGTATCCCGCCGCCAAGATAGATCGCCATGCAAGACAAATACAACCACCTTGAGGTAGAACCCGCCGCCCAGGCCCATTGGCAGTCCAGCGACGCCTACCGCGTTTCAGAAAACGCGCTGGACGTCAACGGCCAGCCCAAGAAAAAGTTCTATGCCTGCTCGATGCTGCCCTACCCGAGTGGCAAATTGCACATGGGCCATGTGCGCAACTACACCATCAACGACATGCTCACGCGCCAGTTGCGCATGCAGGGCTATAACGTGCTGATGCCCATGGGCTGGGACGCTTTTGGCTTGCCTGCTGAAAACGCGGCGCTCAAAAACGGCGTGCCACCAGCCAAGTGGACGTTTGAGAACATCGCCTACATGAAGCAGCAGATGCAGGCCATGGGCTTGGCCATCGACTGGAGCCGCGAGGTGGCCACCTGCACACCTGAGTACTACAAGTGGAACCAGTGGCTGTTTCTGAAGATGCTCGAAAAAGGCATTGCCTACCGCAAGACCCAGATCGTTAACTGGGATCCGGTCGACATGACGGTGCTGGCCAACGAGCAGGTGATCGACGGCAAGGGCTGGCGCACCGGGGCTACTGTAGAGAAACGCGAGATTCCGGGGTATTACCTGGCGATCACCGACTACGCCGACGAGTTGCTGGCCAATGTCACCGGCGACAAGATGCCGGGCTGGCCTGAGCGCGTCAAGCTGATGCAGGAGAACTGGATTGGCAAGAGCGAAGGTGTGCGTTTTGCCTTCCTACACGACATCCAGGGTGCCGACGGCAAACTCATTGGTGGCGGGCGCATGTATGTGTTCACCACCCGCGCCGACACCATCATGGGCGTGACCTTTTGCGCGGTGGCCGCTGAACACCCGCTGGCTGTGCACGCCGCCGCCAGCAATCCAGCGCTGGCGGCCTTCATCGAAGAATGCAAAAAGGGTGGCACGACCGAGGCTGAACTGGCTTTGAAAGAAAAGGTCGGCATGCCCACCGGCTTGTTTGTCACCCACCCGCTGACCGGCAAGCAGGTCGAGGTGTGGGTTGGCAACTATGTGCTGATGAGTTATGGCGACGGCGCGGTGATGGGTGTGCCAGCGCATGACGAGCGCGATTTCGCGTTTGCACTGAAATACGCGTTGCCGATCCAGCAAGTGGTGAGCGTGGGGCAGCAGGTGTTCGACAACCAGGTCTGGCACGACTGGTACGCCGACAAAGGCGCAGGCATTGCCATCCACTCGGGCAAGTACGACGGGCTGGCCTTCAAGGACTGCGTCGCAGCCGTCGCAGCCGATCTGGCCGCGTTGAGTCTGGGTGAGAAAAAAGTCACCTGGCGCCTGCGTGACTGGGGCGTGAGCCGCCAGCGTTATTGGGGCACACCGATCCCGATCATCCACTGCGAGGACCACGGTGCGGTGCCGGTGCCCGAAAAGGATTTGCCGGTGGTGCTGCCCGACGATCTGGTGCCCGACGGCTCGGGCAACCCACTCAACAAATGTGAAGCTTTCCACGCTGGTGTCACCTGCCCGATCTGCGGCAAAGCGGCGCGGCGCGAAACCGACACCATGGACACCTTTGTCGACAGCTCCTGGTACTTCATGCGCTACTGCGATCCAACCAATGCGGACAAGATGGTGGCCGACGGTGCGGACTACTGGATGCCGATGGACCAGTACATCGGTGGCATCGAACACGCCATCCTGCATTTGCTGTACGCCCGCTTCTGGACCAAGGTGATGCGTGACCTGGGTCTGGTGAAAGTCGATGAGCCTTTCACCAAGCTGCTGACCCAAGGCATGGTGCTCAACCACATCTACAGCCGCCGCAACGACAAAGGTGGCAAAGATTACTTCTGGCCGAGCGACGTGGAGCATGTGTTTGACGACGCAGGCAAGGTCATTGGTGCACGCCTGATCAACGTCGTCGACGATCTGCCAGTGGGCACACCCATCGACT is a window encoding:
- a CDS encoding MotA/TolQ/ExbB proton channel family protein; translated protein: MNLAQFFWQGDALARGVALLLLAMSVSSWVVILWKTWLLHRASRDVDRCIAAFWQAGNIDDARQTIKAFDREALVAPMVDAIKIETTPTLAGAGGLQTQLTRVLRNALHQALTKLQHGQVLLATVGATAPFVGLLGTVWGIYHALIGIATAGQVTIDKISGPVGESLIMTAAGLAVAIPAVLAYNVLGRSVARIEAELEGFARDLRELVGYTSTPL
- the bamE gene encoding outer membrane protein assembly factor BamE; the encoded protein is MFDSIVRCVCWSALGAAGVMLSGCGTLDSTSNRVASLVRPYKIDIVQGNFVSSEQLAALKEGMPRGQVKNILGTPLLTDIFHADRWDYVFTFKRQGVEPQARKVTVFFKDDLLVRIVADPLPTEAEFVASMDSDRKAAPVPVLEMSPESLKAATPVKTTPAAEPTKPVAAPPASYPPLEDSVR
- a CDS encoding ExbD/TolR family protein; the encoded protein is MSFGRLDRSSGAQPMSDINMTPLIDVMLVLVVIFIITAPLLASSIKLDLPKTDAAKPSEVPQAVRVVVDAAGQAFVNDRPVSQDELAQQFATAQHANPDTEVQLRADKTVPYGRIVEIMGAAQKVGLNRIGFVADATPTSTTSPAVAPAGGAPGKP
- the leuS gene encoding leucine--tRNA ligase translates to MQDKYNHLEVEPAAQAHWQSSDAYRVSENALDVNGQPKKKFYACSMLPYPSGKLHMGHVRNYTINDMLTRQLRMQGYNVLMPMGWDAFGLPAENAALKNGVPPAKWTFENIAYMKQQMQAMGLAIDWSREVATCTPEYYKWNQWLFLKMLEKGIAYRKTQIVNWDPVDMTVLANEQVIDGKGWRTGATVEKREIPGYYLAITDYADELLANVTGDKMPGWPERVKLMQENWIGKSEGVRFAFLHDIQGADGKLIGGGRMYVFTTRADTIMGVTFCAVAAEHPLAVHAAASNPALAAFIEECKKGGTTEAELALKEKVGMPTGLFVTHPLTGKQVEVWVGNYVLMSYGDGAVMGVPAHDERDFAFALKYALPIQQVVSVGQQVFDNQVWHDWYADKGAGIAIHSGKYDGLAFKDCVAAVAADLAALSLGEKKVTWRLRDWGVSRQRYWGTPIPIIHCEDHGAVPVPEKDLPVVLPDDLVPDGSGNPLNKCEAFHAGVTCPICGKAARRETDTMDTFVDSSWYFMRYCDPTNADKMVADGADYWMPMDQYIGGIEHAILHLLYARFWTKVMRDLGLVKVDEPFTKLLTQGMVLNHIYSRRNDKGGKDYFWPSDVEHVFDDAGKVIGARLINVVDDLPVGTPIDYEGVGTMSKSKNNGVDPQDLIEKYGADTARLYTMFTAPPEATLEWNDAAVEGSYRFLRRVWNFGVKLTTMDLEAARSISTRATGLNDVEFGKEAKALRLEIHTVLKQVDYDYQRMQYNTVVSGAMKMINALEDFRAVETAGAQVALIEGFGILLRCLYPATPHITHALWSQLGYAGALGDLLDAPWPKVDPNALTKDEIELMLQVNGKLRGSLVVSSSADKATIEQAAIAHEMFQKLANGAAPKKVIVVPGRLVNLVV
- the dapB gene encoding 4-hydroxy-tetrahydrodipicolinate reductase; amino-acid sequence: MSDLHLHRICVAGASGRMGRMLVEAITQAEDCQLSGALDVSVCPAVGLDPAAFLGKSSGISITADLPTGLSNSDVLIDFTRPEGTLAHLAVCRELGVNLVIGTTGFTDAQKAEISAAAKDIAIVFAPNMSVGVNVTLKLLEMAAKALSTGYDIEIIEAHHRHKVDAPSGTALKMGEVIAGALGRDLKDCAVYAREGVTGERDPSSIGFATIRGGDIVGDHTVLFAGTGERIEISHKSSSRVSYAQGSLRAVRFLAGRTSGLFDMADVLNLK